In Companilactobacillus allii, one genomic interval encodes:
- the adhE gene encoding bifunctional acetaldehyde-CoA/alcohol dehydrogenase, which translates to MLKSSNKDTKQNDVGPVINEMVVKAQKALNIMDSYTQEQVDHIVHHMAIAGLNASLKLAKLAHEETGRGVTEDKVIKNMFATEEIWHSIKRDKTVGIIEDDKEHRLIKVAEPLGVLAGVTPVTNPTSTTMFKSLIALKTRNPIIFGFHPQAQKSSVAAAKVMLEAAVDAGAPENVIQWIDKPSIEATSALMNHPDVASVLATGGPGMVKAAYSTGKPALGVGPGNGPAYIEKTANIKRAVNDIVLSKTFDNGMVCASENSAIVDQDIYNEVKEQLEKNKVYFIKKADHKALADAMFRPEGGVKGPIAGKSAVEIAKLAGIKVPDDTKVIGVEITGIGPSEPLSAEKLSPVLSVFKSKDHKDAFDKADKLLHFGGLGHTVAIHTMDEDLATEFGVKMKASRVLVNTPAAIGGIGNLYNEMIPSLTLGTGSWGKNSVSHNVSSFDLLNIKTIARRRNNMQWIKQPRVYFEKTSVRYLEDLEGMSRAFIVCDPVMVQLGYVNTIVDELKRSKTNVEYSMFSDVDSKVTTDMVQRGVTQMKLFKPDTIIALGGGTTMDAAKDMWLFYEHPDVDLFGAKQGFIDIRKRTYKFPKPEKTQFVAIPTTFGTGSEVTPFTSIIDSKTNIKYPIADYSLTPDVAIVDSQFVETMPKDVIAESGLDVLNNAIESYVSNMASDYTRPYALQAIKLVFDNLVKAYNGDPDAQEEMHNASTLAGMSFGNAFAGVGHSITDVLNNEFGIRHGLASIVALPQVIKYNFEQPTKIAMWPKYENFRADEDYAVIARSIGLDGKGNAELRDMLINKIVELAHGVNVKMSLKENGIKKADFDKKVDDLSEAAFADQFSFANPKEPLISELKQVLINAYEGKGIK; encoded by the coding sequence ATGTTAAAGAGTTCTAATAAAGATACAAAACAAAATGATGTAGGTCCAGTTATTAATGAAATGGTTGTAAAAGCCCAAAAGGCTTTGAACATTATGGACAGTTATACACAAGAACAAGTTGATCACATCGTTCATCATATGGCGATTGCTGGATTGAATGCCAGTTTGAAGTTGGCAAAGTTGGCACATGAAGAAACTGGTCGTGGTGTTACAGAGGACAAAGTTATCAAGAATATGTTCGCAACTGAGGAGATCTGGCACTCGATCAAGCGTGATAAGACTGTTGGTATCATTGAAGATGACAAGGAACATCGTTTGATAAAGGTTGCCGAACCACTAGGTGTATTAGCGGGTGTAACACCTGTAACAAATCCTACTTCTACAACAATGTTCAAATCATTAATTGCCTTAAAAACACGCAATCCAATTATATTTGGATTCCATCCACAAGCTCAAAAATCATCAGTTGCCGCAGCAAAAGTAATGCTAGAAGCTGCAGTAGATGCGGGTGCACCAGAGAATGTGATCCAATGGATCGATAAGCCAAGTATTGAAGCTACTTCAGCATTGATGAATCATCCAGATGTTGCTAGTGTACTTGCTACTGGGGGACCTGGTATGGTCAAGGCTGCTTATTCAACGGGTAAACCAGCACTTGGTGTTGGTCCTGGTAATGGTCCAGCATATATTGAAAAGACAGCAAATATAAAACGTGCAGTAAATGATATCGTATTATCCAAGACATTTGATAATGGTATGGTTTGTGCTTCAGAGAATAGTGCCATTGTTGATCAAGATATTTATAACGAAGTTAAGGAACAATTAGAAAAGAACAAAGTTTACTTTATTAAAAAGGCTGATCATAAAGCATTGGCAGACGCAATGTTCAGACCAGAAGGCGGTGTCAAAGGACCTATAGCTGGTAAATCAGCAGTTGAGATTGCTAAATTGGCTGGTATAAAAGTTCCAGATGATACTAAAGTTATTGGTGTTGAAATCACAGGAATTGGACCAAGTGAGCCATTGTCAGCTGAGAAACTTTCACCTGTTTTATCTGTATTCAAGTCTAAGGATCACAAGGACGCTTTTGATAAAGCCGACAAATTATTACACTTTGGAGGATTAGGTCATACGGTTGCCATTCATACTATGGATGAAGATCTAGCCACTGAATTTGGTGTCAAGATGAAGGCTAGTCGTGTGCTAGTTAACACACCTGCTGCCATTGGTGGTATCGGTAATTTGTATAATGAAATGATTCCTTCATTGACATTGGGTACAGGATCATGGGGGAAGAATTCAGTTTCACATAACGTTTCATCATTTGATTTGCTTAATATTAAGACAATCGCAAGACGGAGAAACAATATGCAATGGATTAAACAACCTCGTGTTTACTTTGAAAAAACTTCAGTACGTTATCTAGAAGATCTAGAAGGAATGAGTCGTGCCTTTATTGTTTGTGACCCAGTTATGGTTCAATTGGGATATGTTAATACAATTGTTGATGAATTGAAGCGTAGCAAGACAAATGTTGAATATTCAATGTTTTCAGATGTTGACTCTAAAGTTACTACTGACATGGTTCAACGTGGTGTTACACAAATGAAATTATTTAAACCAGATACGATCATTGCACTTGGTGGTGGCACAACAATGGATGCCGCAAAAGATATGTGGCTATTTTATGAACACCCAGATGTTGACTTATTTGGTGCTAAGCAAGGATTCATTGATATTAGAAAGCGTACATACAAATTCCCTAAGCCTGAAAAGACTCAATTTGTAGCTATTCCTACAACGTTTGGTACTGGATCAGAAGTTACACCATTTACTTCAATAATTGATTCTAAGACAAATATTAAATATCCAATAGCTGATTATTCATTAACACCGGATGTAGCGATTGTAGATTCACAATTTGTTGAAACAATGCCAAAGGATGTTATTGCTGAATCTGGATTGGATGTTTTGAACAATGCTATTGAATCATATGTTTCAAACATGGCATCAGATTATACAAGACCATATGCATTGCAGGCCATTAAATTAGTCTTTGATAATTTAGTCAAAGCTTATAATGGTGATCCAGATGCACAAGAGGAAATGCATAATGCTTCAACTTTGGCAGGGATGTCATTTGGTAATGCATTTGCTGGGGTTGGTCATTCTATTACAGATGTTTTGAACAATGAATTTGGTATTAGACATGGCTTAGCTTCTATCGTTGCTTTACCACAAGTTATTAAATATAACTTTGAACAACCTACAAAGATTGCTATGTGGCCTAAGTATGAAAACTTTAGAGCTGATGAAGATTATGCTGTTATTGCACGTTCAATTGGCTTGGATGGTAAAGGAAATGCTGAATTACGCGATATGTTGATCAATAAGATTGTTGAATTAGCACATGGTGTGAATGTTAAAATGAGTCTTAAAGAAAATGGAATAAAAAAGGCCGATTTTGATAAAAAAGTTGATGATCTATCCGAAGCAGCATTTGCAGATCAATTCTCATTTGCTAATCCTAAAGAACCATTGATTTCAGAATTAAAACAAGTTTTGATAAATGCTTATGAAGGTAAAGGTATCAAATAG
- the add gene encoding adenosine deaminase, with amino-acid sequence MLPKKITREFINGLPKAELHLHLEGTLEPELKLELAKKNGIDIGQTTIEDVRKTYEYDSLASFLNVYYPGMAVLQTEDDFYQLAMAYLKHAKKDGVKHVEMFFDPQAHLTRGIPFDVFINGYYRACIDARAFNVDAHLIMCFLRDMSANYANEVLNMAKPYRNMILGVGLDSDEHHNPPLKFISPFSNAISSGYHTTMHADIDQVDSIDHIKQALEIINVERLDHGTNIVENQDLVDWVNQRNLGLTSCPLSNGFVTNDMKGKEIVELMEQGVKVSINSDDPAYFGGYIADNYEAIAKKYDLTAQQLVIFARNSFETSWISDFQKNTYLRAIDDFVKAF; translated from the coding sequence TTGTTACCAAAAAAAATTACACGAGAATTCATCAACGGATTACCAAAAGCCGAACTTCATTTACATTTAGAAGGAACACTAGAACCCGAATTGAAACTTGAATTAGCTAAGAAAAATGGTATTGATATCGGACAAACTACAATAGAAGATGTACGTAAAACATATGAATATGATTCACTCGCTTCATTCCTCAACGTTTATTATCCCGGAATGGCAGTTTTGCAAACAGAAGACGATTTCTATCAATTAGCAATGGCATATTTAAAACATGCTAAAAAAGATGGTGTGAAACATGTCGAAATGTTCTTTGATCCTCAAGCACATTTAACACGAGGAATCCCATTTGACGTATTCATAAACGGATATTACCGTGCTTGTATTGATGCCAGAGCATTTAATGTAGATGCACATTTAATTATGTGTTTCTTACGTGATATGTCTGCTAACTATGCTAATGAAGTCCTAAATATGGCAAAACCATACCGTAATATGATCCTAGGCGTTGGTTTAGACTCTGATGAGCATCACAATCCACCTTTGAAGTTTATTAGTCCATTTAGTAATGCTATATCTTCTGGATATCACACAACGATGCATGCCGACATTGACCAAGTAGACTCTATAGATCACATAAAACAAGCTCTTGAAATTATAAATGTGGAAAGACTAGACCACGGTACTAATATCGTTGAAAACCAAGACCTAGTAGATTGGGTTAACCAACGAAATCTTGGTTTAACTAGCTGTCCACTCTCCAACGGATTCGTAACCAATGACATGAAAGGCAAAGAGATAGTGGAATTAATGGAACAAGGTGTAAAAGTTTCAATTAATTCTGATGATCCAGCCTATTTCGGAGGTTATATCGCCGATAATTATGAAGCAATAGCCAAAAAATATGATTTAACTGCCCAACAGTTAGTTATTTTTGCTAGGAATTCATTCGAAACATCATGGATCAGCGACTTCCAAAAAAATACGTACTTAAGGGCTATTGATGACTTTGTAAAAGCATTTTAG
- a CDS encoding NCS2 family permease — protein sequence MDSSLNQRSFIEKLFHLQENGTTIKREILAGLTTFVSMAYILFVNPQVLGDAGMNKGAVFTATALSAILGSVLMALLANYPIAIAPGLGDNAFFTYSVVLAMGIPWQTAMAGVFISSILFLILSLVKLREIVIDAIPHDLKLAMASGIGIFIAFVGFQGGGLITGSKSTLVAMGSFTVPTTWLTIFGLIVTGGLMAKKVPGSIFIGMVLTTILGLVTKLIPLPTHIVSTIPSLKPTFGVGVMHLGDIINQPQLWAVVLIFLLVAFFDTAGTLIGLASQAGFMKDNKMPRIGGALMADSISMLGGSVMGTTPTAAYVESSAGIAIGGRTGLTSLVVGVLFALAMFFSPLLTVVTSNVTAPVLIIVGILMAQSMKEIDWGKFEIAMPAFLTIVGMPLTYNISYGIAFGFLAYPLTMLAAGRRKEINPIMYILFFVFIVLLYTINILPK from the coding sequence ATGGATAGTTCATTAAACCAGAGAAGCTTTATAGAAAAGTTATTTCATTTGCAAGAAAATGGAACAACAATAAAACGTGAAATTTTAGCAGGGCTGACGACATTTGTCTCGATGGCATATATCTTATTTGTTAATCCGCAGGTATTAGGGGATGCAGGTATGAATAAAGGAGCTGTTTTCACGGCAACGGCTCTATCAGCTATTTTAGGTTCAGTATTGATGGCATTATTAGCTAATTATCCAATTGCAATTGCACCAGGACTTGGTGACAATGCGTTCTTTACTTATTCAGTTGTATTGGCCATGGGAATTCCTTGGCAGACAGCGATGGCTGGAGTATTTATCTCAAGTATTCTGTTTTTGATTCTTTCATTAGTTAAACTTCGTGAGATCGTTATTGATGCAATTCCTCATGATTTGAAATTAGCCATGGCTTCAGGAATTGGTATCTTTATTGCTTTTGTTGGTTTCCAAGGTGGAGGTCTTATTACTGGTAGTAAATCTACACTAGTTGCTATGGGATCATTCACAGTACCAACTACATGGTTAACGATCTTTGGGTTGATTGTTACCGGTGGATTGATGGCCAAGAAGGTTCCGGGTTCAATCTTTATAGGTATGGTTTTAACAACTATTTTAGGATTAGTAACAAAATTGATTCCATTACCAACACACATTGTTTCGACTATTCCAAGTTTAAAACCTACATTTGGTGTTGGAGTTATGCATCTAGGAGATATCATTAATCAACCACAATTATGGGCAGTTGTTCTTATTTTCCTATTAGTAGCATTCTTTGATACTGCAGGTACATTGATTGGACTAGCTTCACAGGCTGGATTTATGAAAGACAATAAAATGCCACGTATTGGTGGAGCATTAATGGCTGATTCCATTTCAATGCTTGGTGGTTCAGTAATGGGTACAACACCAACAGCAGCATATGTTGAATCTAGTGCAGGTATTGCTATTGGTGGTCGTACAGGACTTACTTCATTGGTAGTTGGAGTTTTGTTTGCTCTAGCAATGTTCTTCTCACCACTATTAACGGTTGTGACTTCAAACGTTACTGCACCTGTTTTGATTATTGTTGGTATCTTAATGGCACAATCAATGAAAGAAATCGATTGGGGTAAATTTGAAATTGCCATGCCAGCTTTCTTAACAATTGTTGGTATGCCACTTACATATAACATTTCTTATGGTATTGCCTTTGGATTCTTAGCTTATCCATTAACAATGCTTGCAGCAGGTAGAAGAAAAGAAATCAATCCAATCATGTATATCTTGTTCTTCGTATTCATTGTTCTACTATATACAATTAATATTCTACCTAAATAG
- a CDS encoding adenine deaminase C-terminal domain-containing protein, producing the protein MLELNDFKDLIRAGAAQIPADLVIKNGQLVNVSTKEIYPTEVAIYKNKIVAVDEDVSDYIGENTKIIDAKQKYLVPGMIDGHIHVECSKLSMTSFAKAVVPHGTTSIISGLDEYISVIGLKGLPEIFKEIDNSNLKLFWGAPFKTPYTIPQSTIAENIDSDVQRELLKQSNVYGVWETVREDIQELDEDTLKTMLYAKAAHKPVWGCSPMARGKKLNQYLMSGVRVDHESYDHEELLEKARKGLNVVVRESSVTHFLKENIRAITENNADVASHVSFCTDDVTATDIAELGHLDHVVRLAIKSGVDPLTAIQMATINSAQAYRIDDQVGIIAPGREADILFVKNLDKFKISKVISKGKIVDEKKVPDVKRSPEIMNSVKASEVSANDFVYKVDIKNGTADVETIKSVGPFVRKRRDVKLEVKDHIIQIDTNKDVALVSVIERFGINGNKSLGFTSGWGLKAGAMASSASPDDNNLIVMGVNNIDMAFAANELIKRGGGQIVVKDEKVLSFLPLPIAGIVSEATPEELVSQEKSILKAARSLGSMVDDPMFYMTFLPITAIPDLAITDLGPTDCIALKIFDPILNTEVSK; encoded by the coding sequence TTGCTAGAATTAAATGATTTTAAAGACTTAATTAGAGCTGGAGCGGCACAAATACCAGCAGATCTAGTTATTAAAAATGGACAACTAGTTAATGTGTCTACTAAAGAGATATATCCAACTGAAGTAGCGATTTATAAAAATAAAATTGTTGCTGTGGATGAGGATGTTTCTGATTACATTGGTGAGAATACCAAGATCATTGATGCCAAGCAAAAATATTTGGTTCCAGGGATGATTGATGGTCACATTCATGTAGAGTGTAGTAAGTTGAGTATGACTAGTTTTGCTAAAGCAGTTGTACCACATGGAACTACAAGTATTATTTCCGGTTTAGATGAATATATTTCAGTAATTGGCTTGAAGGGATTACCAGAAATATTTAAAGAGATTGATAATTCAAATTTGAAGTTATTCTGGGGAGCACCATTCAAAACTCCCTATACGATTCCACAATCGACTATTGCTGAAAATATCGATTCTGACGTACAACGTGAATTATTAAAGCAATCCAATGTATATGGTGTTTGGGAAACTGTACGAGAAGATATTCAAGAATTAGATGAAGATACTTTGAAGACAATGCTTTATGCTAAGGCTGCACATAAACCAGTTTGGGGATGTTCTCCAATGGCACGTGGTAAAAAACTCAATCAGTATTTAATGAGTGGTGTGCGTGTGGATCATGAGAGTTATGATCATGAAGAATTATTGGAAAAAGCTCGTAAGGGCTTGAATGTAGTGGTTAGAGAATCATCTGTGACACACTTCTTAAAAGAAAATATTCGTGCTATTACTGAGAATAATGCGGATGTCGCAAGTCATGTCAGCTTTTGTACTGATGATGTGACTGCAACTGATATCGCAGAATTGGGTCATTTAGATCATGTTGTTCGCTTGGCAATTAAGTCTGGGGTCGATCCTTTGACTGCAATCCAAATGGCAACTATCAATTCAGCTCAGGCTTATCGAATTGATGACCAGGTGGGAATTATAGCGCCAGGTCGTGAGGCAGATATATTATTCGTAAAAAATTTAGATAAGTTTAAAATTTCCAAAGTTATATCTAAAGGAAAAATAGTAGACGAAAAAAAAGTTCCAGATGTTAAACGTTCACCTGAAATTATGAATTCTGTTAAAGCTAGTGAAGTTAGTGCAAATGATTTTGTTTATAAGGTTGATATTAAAAATGGTACAGCTGATGTTGAGACTATTAAGAGTGTTGGTCCCTTTGTTAGAAAACGCCGTGATGTAAAACTAGAAGTTAAAGACCATATAATTCAAATAGATACTAATAAAGATGTAGCTTTGGTTTCAGTTATCGAGCGATTTGGAATTAATGGTAATAAATCACTAGGATTCACTTCTGGTTGGGGATTAAAGGCTGGTGCCATGGCGTCAAGTGCATCACCAGATGATAATAACTTGATTGTTATGGGTGTTAATAATATAGATATGGCATTTGCAGCAAATGAGTTGATTAAACGTGGTGGTGGTCAAATTGTTGTTAAAGATGAAAAGGTCTTGAGCTTTTTACCATTGCCCATTGCTGGAATTGTTTCAGAGGCCACTCCAGAAGAATTGGTTTCTCAGGAAAAGAGTATTTTAAAAGCTGCAAGATCTTTAGGTAGTATGGTAGACGATCCGATGTTTTATATGACCTTTTTACCAATAACTGCTATTCCAGATTTGGCAATTACTGATCTTGGACCAACAGATTGTATTGCACTGAAAATATTTGATCCAATTTTGAATACAGAAGTGAGCAAGTAA
- a CDS encoding glycerophosphodiester phosphodiesterase yields the protein MKKLPIVAILTAILLGVGTTKVSASVKAKNKTSIETSVNHASNETPLVFSHRGSPYNEPEHSFAGYNQAIKDGSQYIEQDVWLSKDGKLYVSHDDNLKRTTNKNIKISTSNSNKLAKVKLANGEKLHQLGDVFKKYNKNVHYIIEAKKGAGDNTDTEKALAKVLNQYKMNNNIIMQDSSIPGIKEFHGKKSQKKIPILWLLDSVTERQYTEEIDNAPRYITFISINQDQWTKKLIKKAHHNGFKTNAWTIDTYNDNYNALKIYKFDSLFTNNTKETNKLINKWE from the coding sequence ATGAAAAAATTACCTATTGTAGCAATACTAACAGCCATTCTATTAGGTGTTGGAACTACAAAAGTTTCCGCCTCAGTAAAGGCCAAGAACAAAACATCAATTGAAACAAGCGTTAATCATGCATCAAATGAGACTCCTCTAGTATTTTCACATCGTGGAAGTCCTTATAATGAACCGGAACATTCCTTTGCCGGATACAATCAAGCAATCAAAGATGGTAGCCAATATATTGAACAAGATGTTTGGTTAAGCAAAGACGGTAAGTTGTACGTTTCACATGATGATAATTTAAAACGAACTACTAATAAAAATATCAAAATTTCTACTTCTAACTCCAATAAATTGGCAAAAGTTAAATTAGCAAATGGCGAAAAACTTCATCAATTGGGGGATGTTTTTAAAAAATACAATAAAAACGTTCATTATATTATTGAAGCAAAAAAAGGTGCTGGAGATAACACTGACACTGAAAAAGCGCTAGCAAAGGTTTTGAATCAATACAAAATGAATAACAATATTATCATGCAGGATTCAAGCATCCCTGGTATCAAGGAATTCCACGGTAAGAAATCTCAAAAGAAGATTCCTATACTTTGGTTGCTAGATTCTGTTACTGAGCGACAATATACTGAAGAGATAGACAATGCTCCAAGGTACATAACCTTTATCTCGATCAATCAAGATCAATGGACAAAAAAGCTAATAAAGAAGGCTCATCACAATGGCTTTAAAACAAATGCCTGGACAATTGATACTTACAATGACAACTACAATGCATTGAAAATTTATAAATTTGACAGTTTGTTTACAAACAATACTAAAGAAACAAATAAACTCATAAATAAATGGGAATAA
- a CDS encoding ATP-binding cassette domain-containing protein, with amino-acid sequence MPIRHKNYIPDNIEVRGANANNLKNLNIDIPLNSFVAITGVSGSGKSSLAMDTIYSEGARKYLNALSTYTRRRITQMGRSNVQQIKNLPSTIALRQRPVVPGVRSTVGTMTESLNILRLMFSRLASITCPNGHHLDPTLKISQVMDLPSSDENMGMMTCPVCNVKFMAFGAEDFAFNSTGACKTCQGTGFLKTIELDKIIPDKSLTIAQGAVRSWRLPGRSLQIELAEQLGVRINVPFEELTTDEKNIVIKGKGVKREVIIPTSTGKSFKLNALYENAIDAVQHSLSSTKNENTLKRLGRFYDEKECPNCLGSRFDPKLFTNKIVGKNIAEVCQLSIEQLQKFCSTIMDWLPSDMQRIGKNLTNELLELLQPIDDLGLNYLNLTRAGNTLSTGELQRIQLARTIRNQMTGVLYVLDEPSVGLHPANVTGLIKILHELVKLGNSLIVVDHDTSIIAAADYVIEIGPSSGASGGKVISEGTVDEIKHNKDSVIEPYLTGNANIIQHKSIKPFSKGEIEIEISDRFNIHDMKAKFSKESLNVVTGMSGSGKTTLIFDSLIKALTDKIDNEPMPKYVTKLNEDNIKNILTVDSTPIGKNVRSTVATYTKILDKVRKLFASTPDAKNKKYTPSYFSYNNKEGACKNCGGTGVITLDIQYLPDIVETCPVCNGNRYNPDILEITWHGKNIAEILNMSITEAIEFFKDEANIEGTLDTLNEIGLSYLELGESTPTLSGGEAQRLKLVTYMKHSQKNQLFVFDEPSVGLHPRDVSVLINVLNKLINNHATVIVIEHDLDIIANADYINDLGPKGGINGGKIIASGTPSDICKSKDSITGKYLSEHLKLYNI; translated from the coding sequence ATGCCGATTAGACACAAGAATTATATCCCAGATAATATTGAAGTTAGGGGTGCAAATGCGAACAATCTTAAAAATCTAAATATTGATATTCCTCTTAATTCATTCGTTGCAATAACTGGAGTTTCTGGATCTGGTAAATCATCATTAGCAATGGATACTATCTACTCTGAAGGTGCCAGAAAATATCTCAATGCACTTTCAACCTACACTAGAAGACGAATCACACAAATGGGACGTTCCAATGTCCAACAAATCAAAAATCTTCCTTCAACAATTGCCCTAAGACAACGACCAGTCGTGCCGGGAGTTAGATCCACTGTTGGTACCATGACTGAAAGTTTAAATATTTTACGTTTGATGTTTTCACGCCTGGCCTCAATAACTTGTCCAAATGGACATCACCTAGATCCAACCTTAAAAATCTCTCAAGTTATGGACCTACCATCTTCTGACGAAAATATGGGCATGATGACTTGTCCAGTTTGCAATGTAAAATTCATGGCATTTGGTGCCGAAGATTTTGCCTTCAATTCAACTGGTGCCTGTAAAACTTGCCAAGGTACAGGATTTTTAAAAACTATTGAATTAGACAAAATAATTCCTGATAAATCATTGACCATTGCACAAGGTGCTGTTCGCTCATGGAGATTACCAGGTAGATCACTACAAATAGAGCTTGCTGAACAATTGGGTGTAAGAATCAATGTGCCATTTGAAGAATTGACTACCGATGAAAAAAATATCGTTATAAAAGGAAAAGGTGTTAAAAGAGAAGTAATTATTCCTACATCAACTGGTAAGTCATTCAAACTTAATGCCCTATATGAAAATGCAATCGATGCAGTTCAACATAGTCTATCAAGCACTAAAAATGAGAATACGCTTAAACGACTAGGCAGGTTCTATGACGAAAAAGAATGTCCTAATTGTTTAGGCAGTAGATTCGATCCCAAATTATTTACAAATAAAATTGTAGGTAAAAACATTGCCGAGGTATGTCAATTAAGTATCGAACAACTACAAAAATTTTGTTCTACAATAATGGATTGGTTACCAAGTGATATGCAAAGAATTGGTAAGAATCTAACAAATGAACTATTAGAATTATTACAACCAATTGATGATTTGGGGTTAAATTATCTCAATTTAACTCGTGCAGGGAATACTTTATCCACCGGTGAATTACAAAGAATTCAACTTGCTAGAACTATTCGTAATCAAATGACTGGCGTATTGTACGTTCTAGATGAACCAAGTGTTGGTTTACACCCCGCAAACGTTACAGGATTAATCAAAATACTACATGAATTAGTCAAATTGGGTAATTCACTCATAGTTGTCGATCATGATACTAGTATCATTGCCGCTGCTGATTATGTTATTGAAATCGGTCCTTCCTCAGGTGCCAGTGGTGGAAAGGTTATTTCAGAAGGAACAGTCGACGAAATCAAGCACAACAAGGATTCTGTAATTGAACCCTATCTAACTGGTAATGCCAACATAATTCAACATAAATCTATAAAACCATTTAGCAAAGGTGAAATTGAAATAGAGATTAGTGACAGATTCAATATACATGATATGAAGGCAAAGTTTAGTAAAGAATCCTTAAATGTTGTCACTGGAATGTCTGGATCTGGTAAAACAACATTGATTTTTGATAGTCTAATAAAAGCACTCACAGATAAAATCGATAATGAACCGATGCCAAAATACGTTACCAAACTCAACGAAGATAATATCAAAAACATCTTAACCGTTGATTCCACACCAATTGGTAAAAATGTTCGATCCACCGTGGCAACTTATACAAAGATTCTGGACAAAGTTAGAAAACTATTCGCATCTACACCTGATGCCAAAAACAAGAAATATACTCCAAGTTACTTCTCATATAATAATAAAGAAGGTGCATGTAAAAATTGTGGTGGTACGGGTGTAATTACACTAGATATTCAATACCTACCAGATATTGTTGAAACATGTCCAGTATGCAATGGCAATAGATATAATCCTGATATTTTAGAGATAACTTGGCATGGGAAAAATATTGCTGAAATTTTGAATATGTCAATAACTGAGGCTATTGAATTTTTTAAAGATGAAGCTAATATTGAGGGAACTCTTGATACTCTTAATGAGATTGGACTTAGCTACTTAGAATTAGGTGAAAGTACCCCTACTCTTTCTGGTGGTGAAGCTCAAAGATTAAAGCTGGTCACTTATATGAAGCATAGTCAAAAAAATCAATTGTTTGTTTTTGATGAACCTAGTGTTGGACTTCACCCTAGAGACGTTTCAGTATTGATCAATGTTTTAAACAAATTAATTAATAATCATGCTACAGTTATTGTTATCGAACATGACCTAGATATCATAGCTAATGCTGATTATATTAATGATCTTGGCCCCAAAGGTGGCATTAACGGTGGTAAAATCATAGCCAGTGGTACTCCATCAGATATTTGTAAATCAAAGGATAGTATTACTGGTAAATATCTATCCGAGCACCTCAAACTATATAACATTTAA
- a CDS encoding deoxynucleoside kinase, with the protein MIVLSGTIGAGKSSMATILSEHLGTKAFYEQVDDNPVLPLFYADPKKYAFLLQIYFLNKRFESIKQAMVDDNNVLDRSIYEDSLFFHMNADMGRATPQEVKVYDELLANMMQELPYAAAKKAPDLLVHIDISYDTMIRRIEKRGRDYEQPEQDPTLVEYYHNLLGRYDGWYDDYDYSPKMKIDGDKYDFVENPDDLKLVLKQIDDELAKYRII; encoded by the coding sequence ATGATCGTATTAAGCGGCACAATCGGGGCCGGAAAAAGTTCAATGGCAACTATCTTGTCAGAACATCTAGGAACAAAGGCTTTTTATGAGCAAGTAGATGATAATCCAGTATTACCACTATTTTATGCAGATCCTAAGAAGTACGCTTTCCTATTACAAATTTACTTTTTGAACAAGCGTTTTGAATCTATTAAACAAGCAATGGTTGATGACAATAACGTTTTAGATCGTTCAATTTATGAAGATTCACTATTTTTCCATATGAATGCTGATATGGGACGTGCTACGCCACAAGAAGTTAAAGTTTATGACGAGTTATTAGCCAATATGATGCAAGAACTTCCTTATGCTGCCGCTAAAAAAGCTCCAGATTTATTAGTTCATATTGATATTTCATATGATACGATGATTCGACGTATTGAAAAACGTGGACGTGATTATGAGCAACCAGAACAAGATCCAACTTTGGTTGAATATTATCATAATTTACTTGGCAGATATGATGGCTGGTATGATGATTATGACTATAGTCCAAAGATGAAAATCGATGGAGACAAATACGATTTTGTTGAAAATCCAGATGATCTTAAATTAGTTCTAAAACAAATAGATGATGAATTAGCAAAATATAGAATTATCTAA